A single window of Pontiella agarivorans DNA harbors:
- a CDS encoding 3-keto-disaccharide hydrolase yields the protein MNNRSRIQLMSLFAATVAVCAEKPMLPSGWRMHDNERPQPEKVTAGKTDSDAPSDAIILFDGTSMNAWESKDGGPVKWTLEKGYMEVVPRAGHIVTKQAFGDIQLHLEWMTPPKNGAKPHGLGNSGVFLMDRYEIQIHDSWENPVYPDGMAGAVYGQFPALVNASKAPGEWQSFDIVFKAPVFKEDKLVSPAKVTVFQNGVLIQNHTEPYGPNAFTKPPSYKPHAEKMPLRLQDHGQKVRFRNIWVREL from the coding sequence ATGAATAACCGATCAAGAATTCAATTAATGAGTCTTTTTGCGGCAACCGTCGCAGTATGTGCCGAAAAACCTATGCTTCCGAGTGGCTGGCGTATGCATGATAATGAACGGCCGCAACCGGAAAAAGTGACTGCGGGAAAGACCGATTCCGATGCTCCATCGGATGCCATTATTCTGTTTGATGGAACGTCGATGAATGCCTGGGAGTCAAAGGATGGCGGTCCGGTAAAATGGACGCTTGAGAAGGGGTATATGGAAGTGGTTCCGAGGGCGGGGCATATTGTAACCAAACAGGCCTTTGGTGATATTCAGCTTCATCTGGAATGGATGACTCCCCCGAAAAACGGAGCGAAACCGCACGGGCTGGGAAACAGCGGCGTTTTCCTGATGGACCGGTATGAAATCCAGATTCACGATTCGTGGGAAAATCCGGTTTATCCCGATGGAATGGCTGGCGCGGTGTATGGTCAGTTTCCGGCTTTGGTGAACGCCTCGAAGGCTCCTGGCGAATGGCAGAGCTTTGATATCGTTTTTAAAGCCCCGGTCTTTAAAGAAGACAAATTGGTGTCGCCGGCCAAAGTGACGGTATTTCAAAACGGCGTGCTGATTCAGAATCACACAGAGCCTTACGGCCCGAACGCTTTTACGAAACCGCCATCCTATAAACCGCATGCCGAAAAAATGCCGCTTCGCCTGCAGGATCATGGACAGAAGGTCCGCTTTCGGAATATCTGGGTGAGAGAGCTGTAA
- a CDS encoding Gfo/Idh/MocA family protein, with translation MNWTRREGLFSGAALTAGSLIPGRVLGANEKLNCGIIGAGGMGRMCVGACGNQNIVAFADVDSVRAAPSYEKHPTVPVYTDFRKMLDKHYKELDVVLVSTPDHTHFAATLAAMERGLHVFTQKPLTHDIWQARTLQKAAHKYAVKNIMGNQGRCFDGIRQIKEWIDAGLLGDVVEVEAWTVRPYPGWGTPTGPFPRPQQPVPETLDWDNWQGPVPHRDYNECYLPNKWRAWWDYGNSAMGDIGCHLLDSVYWACDLTGPVSVKAEAKVFHDQVTGPKGIVQFNYPARGKHVPLTVKWYEGGLKPERPEDFDYGLELPNEGILIKGTKRTIYHPGIRAENPVILMSRKDWYSFRKTELPEPTIPRLKSKSPVTELFNAIKGGPKVGSDFDYAVPLTELCCLGGIARRTGKQCDWDPESMTFRDASLNRYVKQPVRRGWDAGVDLWT, from the coding sequence ATGAACTGGACGAGACGGGAAGGACTGTTTTCCGGGGCGGCACTTACTGCGGGATCACTGATTCCCGGACGGGTGCTGGGTGCAAATGAAAAGCTGAATTGCGGCATCATCGGTGCCGGTGGCATGGGCCGGATGTGTGTCGGTGCCTGCGGGAATCAGAATATTGTGGCGTTTGCGGACGTGGATTCGGTACGGGCTGCTCCCTCGTATGAAAAACATCCGACAGTCCCGGTGTATACCGATTTTCGAAAAATGCTAGATAAGCATTACAAAGAGCTGGATGTGGTGCTGGTATCTACTCCGGATCATACGCATTTCGCGGCAACATTGGCGGCGATGGAACGCGGGCTGCATGTCTTCACTCAAAAACCGTTGACCCACGATATCTGGCAGGCGCGGACGCTGCAGAAAGCCGCACATAAATATGCGGTGAAAAATATTATGGGTAACCAGGGCCGCTGCTTTGACGGGATCCGTCAGATCAAAGAGTGGATTGATGCCGGACTGCTGGGGGATGTGGTTGAAGTGGAGGCCTGGACGGTGCGTCCGTATCCCGGCTGGGGAACCCCGACCGGGCCTTTTCCGCGTCCGCAACAGCCGGTTCCGGAAACGCTGGATTGGGATAACTGGCAGGGGCCGGTTCCTCATCGGGATTATAACGAATGCTATCTGCCGAATAAATGGCGTGCGTGGTGGGATTACGGAAATTCAGCGATGGGCGATATCGGTTGTCATCTGCTGGATTCCGTTTACTGGGCCTGCGATTTGACGGGACCGGTTTCGGTCAAGGCTGAGGCGAAGGTTTTTCATGATCAGGTTACGGGTCCGAAAGGTATTGTGCAGTTCAACTATCCGGCCCGCGGAAAACATGTGCCTCTGACGGTTAAGTGGTATGAAGGCGGTCTGAAACCCGAAAGACCGGAAGATTTTGATTACGGCTTGGAGCTTCCGAATGAAGGTATTCTGATTAAAGGGACCAAGCGCACGATCTATCATCCCGGTATCCGTGCGGAAAATCCGGTGATTCTGATGAGCCGGAAAGACTGGTACAGCTTCCGGAAAACCGAACTGCCGGAACCTACGATTCCGCGCCTGAAATCCAAGAGTCCGGTGACCGAGCTGTTCAATGCGATTAAAGGCGGGCCGAAGGTTGGTTCCGACTTTGACTATGCTGTGCCACTGACGGAGCTGTGCTGTCTGGGCGGCATTGCCCGCCGTACCGGAAAACAATGTGACTGGGATCCTGAAAGCATGACGTTCAGGGATGCTTCGCTCAATCGTTACGTCAAACAACCGGTTCGAAGAGGCTGGGATGCTGGTGTGGATCTTTGGACGTGA
- a CDS encoding SGNH/GDSL hydrolase family protein has translation MKLKPMVISLIFMFGTGSLFAQKPYSHDPLTTEELRVRDGLPNFFQKLKAGEKVKVGYIGGSITNGGMWRNKLLDWLKSEYPNAEISQVNAAMGGTGPDFGACRIGEHLLVHHPDIVFIEYRVNNGGAYQGRALEGLIPQIWRMDPNTDICIVYTIARGMIPDIQQGKQSNAGKSMEPVANHYGITSIEFGLEVVKQMNEGRLIFQGKKPKDGKILFSKDGTHPIEAGHDIYRDVLVRSLKKIESHGTPGPHIIPPPLKEKTFSNACMLPITAAEFSGAWKPVDLSEYVDIHADLTDKNDGVRPQFGAAVETDRIGDSFTLNWNGFMLGFTGVLDAKGSVLLEVTTDNGKPQIVDLASRSGKQQSKYIFTKEIESGSHVTTVKVIQLGEGKFCRLGQFLIVAD, from the coding sequence ATGAAATTGAAACCCATGGTAATCAGTTTGATTTTTATGTTCGGTACGGGGTCACTTTTTGCGCAGAAGCCTTACTCGCATGATCCCTTGACCACGGAAGAGTTGCGGGTGCGGGACGGTCTGCCGAATTTTTTTCAGAAACTCAAAGCCGGAGAGAAAGTAAAGGTCGGCTATATCGGCGGCAGTATTACGAACGGCGGAATGTGGAGAAACAAACTGCTGGACTGGCTGAAAAGTGAATACCCGAATGCTGAGATCAGTCAGGTCAATGCGGCAATGGGGGGAACCGGACCGGATTTCGGGGCGTGTCGTATCGGGGAGCATCTGCTGGTCCATCATCCGGATATTGTGTTTATCGAGTATCGGGTAAACAACGGCGGAGCGTATCAGGGCCGTGCCCTTGAAGGATTGATTCCCCAGATCTGGAGAATGGATCCGAATACCGATATTTGTATCGTATACACCATCGCCAGAGGAATGATTCCGGATATTCAGCAGGGCAAGCAAAGCAACGCCGGAAAATCCATGGAACCGGTTGCCAATCATTATGGAATTACCTCCATCGAGTTCGGCCTCGAAGTGGTAAAACAGATGAACGAAGGCCGGCTGATCTTTCAGGGTAAAAAGCCGAAGGATGGGAAAATCCTGTTCTCCAAAGACGGCACGCATCCGATTGAGGCGGGACATGACATCTATCGTGATGTACTCGTCCGGTCTCTGAAAAAGATCGAAAGCCACGGCACGCCCGGGCCCCATATTATTCCGCCGCCGTTAAAGGAGAAAACGTTTTCAAATGCGTGCATGCTGCCGATAACAGCTGCTGAATTCAGCGGAGCGTGGAAGCCGGTGGACCTGAGTGAGTACGTTGATATCCATGCGGATCTGACCGATAAGAACGATGGTGTGAGGCCTCAGTTTGGAGCCGCGGTTGAAACCGATCGGATCGGGGATTCGTTCACTTTGAACTGGAACGGGTTCATGCTGGGCTTCACGGGTGTGCTGGATGCAAAGGGGTCGGTGTTGCTGGAAGTGACCACCGATAACGGCAAGCCGCAAATCGTTGATCTGGCATCCCGATCAGGTAAACAGCAGTCTAAATATATCTTCACCAAAGAAATTGAATCCGGTTCGCATGTCACAACGGTAAAAGTCATCCAGTTGGGGGAAGGGAAGTTCTGCCGGCTCGGCCAGTTTCTGATTGTTGCTGATTAA